The genomic interval GATCGCGCTGCCGCTCGCCGCGGTGCTCGCGGCGGGCAGCGCATCGCTGCTGGGGCTGTTCGGGCACGGCGCGCAGGCCGCGCAAGCGGCGCTCGTCATCCTGCTGTTCGCGCGCGCCGCCGAGGCGGTGCTCGGCATTTCGGCGCCGGTGCTGCAAGTCGTCGCCGCCTTCCGGCATCAACTCACCGCCAGCCTCTTCGGCGTCGCGGTCGCGATCGGTTCGGGCTGGCTGATCGTCGGGCATGTCGGTCCGCTGACCGGGGTGACGCTCGCGACGGCCGTCGGTCTTGTCGTGATGGCGGCGATCCCGATGATCCAGCTCGCGATCACCGAGAAGCTGCATCCTTTCGACCCGCAATTTCCGGCGGTCGCCCTTCGCGGCATTGCCATCACCCTTGTTGCCGGCACCGCGGCGATGCTCGCCGACCTTTTGCCCGACGCGCTTTCGCTGCCGCTGCTGGTGCTGATCGCCGCCGCGTCGATATGGGCTGCGCTGCGTTTCGCCTTGCCGCTCGCCGATCGCATGTCGCTGGGCAAGACCGGCCGCAAGCTCCGGCTGTTCGAGCCCGAAGCCGCATGACCGGCACGCCATCCTCCCTTCGCGTCGCGGTCTACGATCTCGACCGGACGGTGCTGCGCACGCCGACCTTCACCCTGTTCCTGCTCTGGGCGGCGTGGCGCGAAGCGCGCTGGCGCTTGCTGCTGCTGCCCGCGCTTGCCGGGCTGATGATCGGCCATGCGCTGCGCCTCTATGGGCGCGAGCGGTTCAAGCCCGCCGCGATCCGCCTGATGCTGGGCAAGAGCATCACGCCCGAACGGGCCGAAAGACTCGCCGTCGCCTTCGCCGCCTGGCGCGTCCCGCGCGACGTGCCGCCGGGCGCCGCCGCCTGCATCGCGCGCGACCGGGCCGAGGGCTATCGGCTGCTGATGGCGACCGCGGCGCCTGAATTCTACGCGGGCGCCATCGCCGAGGCGCTCGGCTTCGACGCCATCGTCGCCTCGCGCCACCACCGCGACGCCGAGGGCAACTGGCTCCCTCCGCTCGACGGGCCCAATTGCTACGGCGCGGAGAAGGCGCGGCGCGTCGGCGAGTGGCTTGCCGCGAACGCGCCGGGCGGCACGGCGCATATCCGCGCCTATTCGGACCATCTCAGCGACGCGCCGACCTTTGCGCTCGCCAGCGAGGCCTGGCTGGTCGGGCGCGGCGGCAAATATGTCCGGCTGGCCGCGAAGCACGGATGGCGCGCCGCCGATTTCGAGGACGCCGCCGTGGCCGAACCCCATTGATGCGCATCCTGTTCCTCTTCATCGGCGAGCCGCATCATGTATTCCATGCGTTGCCTATCGCGGCGGAGATGGCGGCCGCGGGGCAAGCCATCGACGTCGCCGTGGCGAGCGCCGACCATCTGCGGATGGTCGAGCAGGTCGCGCTTGCCTACCCGGGCTTCTCCCCGTGCATCACCCTGCTCGGGCAGAAGGGATTGCCACGCTGGCTCCGCGACAAGGGCCTCTTTCGCAATCCGCGCCTTCCGATGCTGCTCGATGCCCTGCCTTTTCTGCGGCAGTTCGATGCGATCGTCGTGCCCGAGCGCACGACCACCGCGATCCGGCATTTCCTGCCGCGCAGGACACGGCTGATCTTCACGCCGCACGGCGCGGGCGACCGGGCGATCATGCTCGACCCGCGCGACCGGCATTTCGATTTCGTGCTCGTGGCCGGAACGAAGAGCGAACAGCGCCTACTCGACGCCGGGACGATCCGACCGGGTCATTATGCGGTGAACGGCTATGTGAAGCTCGACCTGATGCCGCGGTTGCAGGCAGCGCGCGAGCCATTGTTCGATAATGGCCGAACCACGGTTCTTTATTCGCCGCATTTCAAGCGCGAACTGTCCTCGTGGGACCGCTTCGGCCGCGACATCATCGCCTGGTTCGCGGGCCAGGATCGCTACAACCTGGTGGTCGCGCCGCATGTTCGCCTGTTCGCCGAAGCGAGCGATGCCGAGCGCGCGGCGGTGGCGAAGCTGGCAGTGCCGGGCAAGATCCTGATCGACCTCGCGTCCGACCGCCTGTTCGACATGAGCTATACGAGCGGCGCCGACATCTACCTCGGCGATGTGAGCAGTCAGGTTTACGAGTTTCTCGCCACCCCGCGGCCTTGCCTGTTTCTCAACGCGCACGGGGTCGATTGGGCGGGCGATCCCGATTACCTCTTCTGGACGCTCGGCGACGTCATCGACGATCTTGCCGAACTGCCACACGCGCTCGAACAAGCGCCCAGTCGCCATCCTCTCTATGCCGATGCCCAGCGCGAAAGGCTGGCCGAATCGATCGGTAGCGATCCGGCTGGCGCGGCGCGGCGCGGCGCCGAAGCGATCCTCGGCTTCCTTGCAAAGAACGCCGGGCAGGATAAGAGCGGCGGATGACCGACGCCAAGCCCCTGCCCGCCCTGACCCCGATCGGCGAAAATTCGACCCCCATCTGGGGCATGACCAATGCCGAGCGGCTCCGGCGGCTGGCGCGCGCCGAGGGGTTGCCCGAGCAGGGCGGCGCATCGGACGCGCGGCTTTACGTCAATCTCGACTATGTGTTCGATCCGGTGTGGCTGCGCCATATCGTGACGCTGCCCGGGACGGTCGTGATGGACGGCGGGAATCTGGTGATGGCGCATCTGATCGGCGGTCTCGGCCCCGAGGACGTTGCACAGCATCGCGGCGCGCTGACGATCATCGACTATCGGGACAATCCGCAAATCTACAACCGCCAGCTGCGCAAGCTCGACTGCCCCTTCATCGAGCGGCTGACGCCCGAAACGCGGCGCGCGATCGAGCGGAAGAGCTATTTCGGCGCCTATAAGGGCGTCACCGACCTGCTCACCAAATATCTCTGGCCCGAACTCGCGCTATGGCTGACGCGCGGCGCGGCGAGCATCGGCATGACGCCGAACATGGTCACCGCGATCGGCGCGGCGCTCTGCGTCTATGCCACCTACCTTTTCGCTTACGGCCATTATTGGACCGGAATGCTCGCGGGCTTCGTCTTCATGGTGCTCGACACCGTCGACGGAAAGCTCGCGCGCTGCACGATCACCTCGTCGAAATGGGGCAATGTCGCCGATCATGGCGTCGACCTGATCCACCCGCCCTTCTGGTGGTATTTCTGGGGCGTCGGACTCGGCGCCTGGGGCCTCGCCCTGCCCGGCCAGGCCTTCCTTTGGGTGATGATCGCGGTCGTCGCGGGATATGTCCTCCAACGCGTGGTCGAGGGGCTGTTCATCAAGGACTTCGGCATGGACATCCATGTCTGGCAAAGGTTCGACAGCCGGTTCCGCCTGATCACCGCGCGGCGCAACCCGAATATCGCAATCCTCTTTTTCGCGACGCTCGCCGGGCGTCCCGACATCGGCCTGATCGCGCTCGCCTGGTGGACGGTCATCTCGCTGATCGTCCATGCGGTGCGGCTGGTGCAGGCCTATGCCGTCAAGCGGTCGGGCCGCCCGATCACCAGCTGGATGGAGGAAGCATGAACGACACCATCGCCAAATTCGGCCACCCCGCGACGCTGATCGCCGAATATGCGCATTGGGTCGTGCTGCTGCGCCCCGCGCAGCCGACGCTCGGCGCGCTGGTGCTCGCGGCGAAGTCGGACGCGACGGCGTTCGGCGACCTGCCCGCCGAAGCGCATGCCGAGCTCAAGACCGCGACCGCGGCGATCGAGGCCGCGCTGGCGCAGGCCGTCGGCTATGCGAAGATCAATTATCTGATGCTGATGATGGTCGACCCGCACGTCCATTTCCACGTCCTGCCGCGCTACGAAGGCGAACGCAGCGGCGCGGGGCTGACGGTCGCCGATGCCGGCTGGCCGGCGCAGCCCGACCTCGGAGCGGCGGTGAAGCTCGACGACGCGCAGGTCGCCGCGCTCGCCGGCTGGCTCAAACCCTATTTCGCGTAACGGCCTTCCTCGACCCATTTCGCGGTGAGCGCGTCGGCGGCTTCAACGTCCTGCGGGAAGTCGACTTCCTGCCATTCGAGCCCTTCGATCGACACGGTGCCGACGCGGTTGCCCTTGGCGATGATGTCGATCGCGCGCAGATACCAGCGTTCGACCCCATCGGGGGTGCGCATCATCTGGTCGACCTGGTTGCGGAAGATCGACGGGCCGTCGCCGACGAAGGCCAGCATGCCGATCGACTCGGCGTTGGTGTCGGGCGGCAGCAGCCGCTTGCCGATGTGATGCAGGCGCCCCTCGGCGTCGCGGTTCACCTTCATGTCGTCGTCGTCATAGTCGGCCTTGACGTCGACAGTGACGTTGATCGGCTCGTTCGCGCCTTCGATGAGCTTCGCGACGATCTCGTCCGAGACGATGGTGTCACCGTTGAGGATGATGAAATCGCGGTCCATCTCCTCGCGCGCGATCCAGCAGGTGCCGAGATTGTCGGCGACCTGAAAGAACGGGTTGAACAGGGTACGGATGCGCGCGCCGGTGTCGCGATAGAGCTGGAGCGCATGATCCTCGACGCGTTCGGTGCGAAAGCCGGTGACGACGACGATGTCCTTGATGCCGTTGGCGACGAGCGCCGCGACCTGCCAGCTGATCAGGCTGCGGCCGTTGAACTCGATCAGGCATTTGGGGATGTCGCGGGTCAGCGGCAGCAGGCGCGAGCCCTGCCCGGCCGACAGGATGATGGCTTTGTCGATGGTCATAGGGGCTGGCCTATAGCGGCTTGCCGCCGCGCGGCAAATATCGCTTCGATCAATTCGATGTCGGCGGGCTTGTCGGCGTCGATGCACGCCTCGGGCTCGGACATCGGCACGACCTTCGCCTTGAGCCCGAAACGGAGCCCGGCGCGCGCGATACCCTGATGGATCGTGAAGAGGCGAAGCAGCGCGCCGATCAGCAGCCACGGCCCGAAGGCGGCGACGATCTTGAGCCCCTTCTTGCGGTCGCGCTCGATGCGCCCCCAGAAATCGAGTAACGGCAGCACCCGCCGCCCGCGCAGGCGGAACATGTTCGCGCCCGACCACCAGCCGCCGCGGAATTTCAGCCAGGTACGTTTCGATTCCGGATAGCGCGCGAGCAGCACGTCGCGCTCGACCATCGCCACCGCGACATCGCTGCCCGCCGCGCCGCCGAGAAACTCGGCGATCATCGCGGGGGTCAGCAGCACATTGTCGGCGGTCGTGACGAGCAGCGGGGCGTCGCCGGGCGGCAGCGCGGCCGCCAGCGAACTGCTGATCCCCTGCCCCGAGTCCGCAAAATGCAGGTCGGCGAGGCCCGCAAGCCCGGGTTCTGCAGCCAGTTCGGCGCTGTTCTGCGCAAGGATCGTGATCGGCCCGACTTCGGGCGAAGTGCGCAGCGCCCGCACGACATGGACGAGCATCGGCTGCCCCGCGACCGGCAGCAGCGCCTTGGTCGAAACGCCGCTGCCCGCCAGCAGCGGGTCGGGGCCGGGGCGGCTGCCCGCCAGGACGATCGCCGCGATCGGAGCCGTCATCGCACGGTCTCCGCCGCCGGAGCGAGACGGCGGGCGGTCACGCCGCGCAGGAAATCGGTGACCTCGTCGAGCACCGGCCCCTTGCCGCGAAACGGCGCGGCGAGCGCCATCACGATGCCGGTGTGCCCCATGCCGGGATAGATGCGCAAACGTGCCGAGCCGCCCGCGCGTTCGATCGCGGCGGCGAGGTTCTGGCTGTTGCGCGGGCGCACCACCGCATCCTCGTCACCGCTCGCGAGCCACAGCGGCGGCGCATCGCCGCGCGCGAAGTGGATCGGCTGCGTCCGCTCGATCGGCCGGACCTTGCCCATCGCCTTTTCGGCACGGCCGCCCTTTTCGAGCGGCAGGAAATCATAGGGACCGGCAAGCCCCGCAACGCCGCGGATGATCGACGGATCGCTCTTCGCGGCGCGCAGCCATTGCGGGTCGAGCGCGAGCATCACCGCATTATAGGCGCCCGCCGAATGGCCCATCAGCGCGATCCGATCGGGATCGCCGCCCAGCTTTTCGATATGTTCGTGCGTCCAGGCGACCGCCGCCGCGCTGTCTTCGAGAAAGTCGGGCCAATGCGCCTTGGGCACGAGGCGGTAATCGGGGACCACCACGACAAAGCCCTGCCGCGCCAGCGCGCGCCCGGCGAAGCCGTAACTGCCGCGCTCGCCACTGTCCCAGCCGCCGCCATAGAAAAAGACCACGACCGGCAGCCGGTCGCCCTCCTTGAGGCTATCGGGCGCCCAGATGTCGAGCGACTGGCGCGGTCCGCGGCCATAGGGCTGATCGGCGAGCAGCAATCGCGCGCCATCGCCCTGCCCCAGCAGCCGGTCGGCCATGTTGAGCGATTTCGCGCCGCCCGCGACGATCGCCTTGGCCCCGCCGCCGAACAGCAGCACGAGCAACAGCAACACGAAGAGGATCTTGATCAACCGTCGTCCTTTGGAAAGCGGCGCGCCATGTTTCGCGCCCTACAGGGCGGCCGGGCGGCGAACAAGCGGTGGAAGAGCATATGCAAGCGTTTATCCGTCCATCCGTCATCCCGGCGAAAGCCGGGATCTCGACCTTGCGGTTCAACGCGCCGGAGGGATCCCGGCCTTCGCCGGGATGACGAAATTCAAGGGACACCTTTTCGCCGCTCACGCGTAGAAAAGGACGATGACCAGTCCCTTCTCCCGCCCCGCGCTTGTCTGCAACGATCAGAGCGGCAGTCACGACGAGGCCGTCCTCGAACAGATCGTGGAAAGCTGCCGCGAGCATGGCGCGCCGCTCGCCGCGACCTTCGCGCTGCCCGACGATGAGATCCCGGGCGCCGCCGAACTCGCGCGGCGAGGCATCGACCTGCTGCTCGTCTGGACGGGTGACGGAACGATCAATGCGGCAGCGAGCAAGGCGGCCGGCTGGGACGGCGCCATCCTGCCGCTGCCCGGCGGCACGCTCAATCTTCTGTCAAAGGAACTGCACGGCGACCGGCCGGCGCCCGACATCCTGTCGGACGCGCTGCGAGGCAAGGGCCGGCGCCAGCCGGTGCCGATGATCCGGTCCGACAGCGGCGACGCCTTTATCACGATCGTCGCCGGCCCCGCGACGCGATGGGCCGAAGTGCGCGAGACGATGCGGCAGGACGGGCTGATCGAAGCGAGCCGGTCGGCGCCCGATGCGCTCGACGAAATGATGAACGCCCCCGGCGTCGCGGTGGCCGGGCATGGCCGGGCCTATCCGGCGATCATCCTCACCCCGACGGCGCACGGCATCCGCGCCGACGGCATATTGACCGAGGGCACTGCCGACGTGCTGCGCCATGGCCTCGCCTGGCTCGGCGGCGATTTTCGCGACGGGCCGAGCGAGGAGGTCGTCAGCGGCGAGACGATCATCCTCGAAAGCGCCGCTCCGATCAGCCTCGAATATGACGGCGAGCTTGGCGAAACGCCCTCGCCCGCGCGCTTCGGACTCGCCGCGAGCGCGGTGGACTTCGTCGCGACGGCATGACCCGGCTCTTTCATATCAGCGACCTGCATTTCGGGCTCGAGGATCGCGCCGCGCTCGCCTGGTTCGCCGATTGCGTGCGGCGCGAGGGTCCCGATGCGGTGCTGATCACGGGCGACCTCACGATGCGCGCGCGGACCCGCGAATTCGCGGCGGCGTGCGACTGGATCGGCGCGCTCGACGTGCCCGTGACCGTCGAGGTCGGCAATCACGACCTCCCCTATTTCAACCCCG from uncultured Sphingopyxis sp. carries:
- a CDS encoding HAD-IB family phosphatase; translated protein: MTGTPSSLRVAVYDLDRTVLRTPTFTLFLLWAAWREARWRLLLLPALAGLMIGHALRLYGRERFKPAAIRLMLGKSITPERAERLAVAFAAWRVPRDVPPGAAACIARDRAEGYRLLMATAAPEFYAGAIAEALGFDAIVASRHHRDAEGNWLPPLDGPNCYGAEKARRVGEWLAANAPGGTAHIRAYSDHLSDAPTFALASEAWLVGRGGKYVRLAAKHGWRAADFEDAAVAEPH
- a CDS encoding CDP-alcohol phosphatidyltransferase family protein, giving the protein MTDAKPLPALTPIGENSTPIWGMTNAERLRRLARAEGLPEQGGASDARLYVNLDYVFDPVWLRHIVTLPGTVVMDGGNLVMAHLIGGLGPEDVAQHRGALTIIDYRDNPQIYNRQLRKLDCPFIERLTPETRRAIERKSYFGAYKGVTDLLTKYLWPELALWLTRGAASIGMTPNMVTAIGAALCVYATYLFAYGHYWTGMLAGFVFMVLDTVDGKLARCTITSSKWGNVADHGVDLIHPPFWWYFWGVGLGAWGLALPGQAFLWVMIAVVAGYVLQRVVEGLFIKDFGMDIHVWQRFDSRFRLITARRNPNIAILFFATLAGRPDIGLIALAWWTVISLIVHAVRLVQAYAVKRSGRPITSWMEEA
- a CDS encoding HIT domain-containing protein; this translates as MNDTIAKFGHPATLIAEYAHWVVLLRPAQPTLGALVLAAKSDATAFGDLPAEAHAELKTATAAIEAALAQAVGYAKINYLMLMMVDPHVHFHVLPRYEGERSGAGLTVADAGWPAQPDLGAAVKLDDAQVAALAGWLKPYFA
- a CDS encoding phosphocholine cytidylyltransferase family protein, whose translation is MTIDKAIILSAGQGSRLLPLTRDIPKCLIEFNGRSLISWQVAALVANGIKDIVVVTGFRTERVEDHALQLYRDTGARIRTLFNPFFQVADNLGTCWIAREEMDRDFIILNGDTIVSDEIVAKLIEGANEPINVTVDVKADYDDDDMKVNRDAEGRLHHIGKRLLPPDTNAESIGMLAFVGDGPSIFRNQVDQMMRTPDGVERWYLRAIDIIAKGNRVGTVSIEGLEWQEVDFPQDVEAADALTAKWVEEGRYAK
- a CDS encoding nucleotidyltransferase family protein; translation: MTAPIAAIVLAGSRPGPDPLLAGSGVSTKALLPVAGQPMLVHVVRALRTSPEVGPITILAQNSAELAAEPGLAGLADLHFADSGQGISSSLAAALPPGDAPLLVTTADNVLLTPAMIAEFLGGAAGSDVAVAMVERDVLLARYPESKRTWLKFRGGWWSGANMFRLRGRRVLPLLDFWGRIERDRKKGLKIVAAFGPWLLIGALLRLFTIHQGIARAGLRFGLKAKVVPMSEPEACIDADKPADIELIEAIFAARRQAAIGQPL
- a CDS encoding alpha/beta hydrolase — translated: MIKILFVLLLLVLLFGGGAKAIVAGGAKSLNMADRLLGQGDGARLLLADQPYGRGPRQSLDIWAPDSLKEGDRLPVVVFFYGGGWDSGERGSYGFAGRALARQGFVVVVPDYRLVPKAHWPDFLEDSAAAVAWTHEHIEKLGGDPDRIALMGHSAGAYNAVMLALDPQWLRAAKSDPSIIRGVAGLAGPYDFLPLEKGGRAEKAMGKVRPIERTQPIHFARGDAPPLWLASGDEDAVVRPRNSQNLAAAIERAGGSARLRIYPGMGHTGIVMALAAPFRGKGPVLDEVTDFLRGVTARRLAPAAETVR
- a CDS encoding diacylglycerol kinase family protein is translated as MTSPFSRPALVCNDQSGSHDEAVLEQIVESCREHGAPLAATFALPDDEIPGAAELARRGIDLLLVWTGDGTINAAASKAAGWDGAILPLPGGTLNLLSKELHGDRPAPDILSDALRGKGRRQPVPMIRSDSGDAFITIVAGPATRWAEVRETMRQDGLIEASRSAPDALDEMMNAPGVAVAGHGRAYPAIILTPTAHGIRADGILTEGTADVLRHGLAWLGGDFRDGPSEEVVSGETIILESAAPISLEYDGELGETPSPARFGLAASAVDFVATA